The genomic DNA TGCGGATCCACTAATCTAAGCGCTGAATGGAGCGGGCTCGTCGTAATCCTAGACCCCGAGAAATCGGATATAGCACGATCACTCACCATTACAAAGCCCG from Nitrososphaerota archaeon includes the following:
- a CDS encoding DNA-directed RNA polymerase, subunit E'' gives rise to the protein MPREYACRKCKSLTSGKVCPICGSTNLSAEWSGLVVILDPEKSDIARSLTITKPGRYALRVS